Part of the Caulifigura coniformis genome, TATTCGCCCCGTTGCTGGTCACTGCCTCGCCGTGCAGGTCTTCCTTCACGAATTCATCACGAGCGGGGCGCTGAATGGCCAACCCCTTCCCGACTCGCTGCTGCGCGAAGGGGCCGCCATGCATCGGGCGGTCGCGAAGAGCCTGCTCGCAATTGAAGGGGTCGAGGTCGTCACAACGCGCGATCACCGCATTGCGGCGCTCGATGTTCCCGGCCTGTCGGAGCGGGCCGTTTCTGATCCGGGCGAGGAAGCGAACGAGTTCCGCTCCCTCAGCGCCGGTTCGGCCAAGACGCTGATCATCGCTCCGGAGATCAACGGCGAACTGGGGCGACGCGTTTCCCTCGCGATTGAAATCGCCGGCCCTGAGCGGGTCTTGAACGCCCCTGCACTCGTTGTGGCCGCTTCTGACAAGTGGGAGACCTTCCTCCGGCTTCGGGCGGCGGGAGTGCCGACCATCGAGACCCGACTCGGATCGAGTGGGGCGGCCCCCGGGTGGGATCGCCCGGTGGTCAAGCCCCGCGACGGGGCGGGGTCACAGTCGGTCCGTCGGCTTGCGAACATGGCGCCAGCGCCGGGCGACACGCCGTCATTCGATGGTCAGTCGATCATTCAGCCGTTTGTGGAAGGGCGATGGATGTCGTGCACAGCGCTGTTCCGTCCGGACGGCGGTGTCGACTTGTTACCCCCCGCGGAACAAGGGATCGCCAATGACGGGACCTTCTCTTACCTGGGCGGATCCATTCCAGCCCGTTGTGAAGCGTCTCGCCTTCACGAACTGGCCCTGCGGGCGATCCGGGCCGTCGCCGGCGATGGGGCGAGGCCCGTCGGTGGTGTCGGTGTCGACTTCGTGGAGAACGCGAAGGACGGCGAGCTGCTCGTCTGCGAGGTGAATCCTCGTTTCACCACGAGCTTCGTCGCCGCCGTTGAACTGGCGGAGACGAACCTTCTGGCCGGGCTGCTGGCGACAGGCGTCCCCTCTCCGCGCTGGAAACCGGGACGGCTGGAATTCGACGCCTCCGGGCACGTGCGGCGCCCGCGGTCCGTTCGTTAAGGTCCAAAGAATGAACGTACTCGGCTGGGACATCGGCGGCGCAAACCTCAAGGCGTCCAACGGCACAACGAAGTCCGTTGAGGCCTCATTTCCACTCTGGAAGCAACCGGAGGAACTGACGGCCGCCATCGGCGAGCTTGCCGGGGAGTTTGATGCGGCCGACCTGTGGGTCATCACGATGACCGGCGAGCTTGCGGACTGCTTCGCCTCCAAGCGAGAAGGAGTGGACCGGATCCTGAATGCGGCACGCGAGGCCAGCCACGGGATTCCGATCCTCGTGTGGACCACG contains:
- a CDS encoding ATP-grasp domain-containing protein; the protein is MQVFLHEFITSGALNGQPLPDSLLREGAAMHRAVAKSLLAIEGVEVVTTRDHRIAALDVPGLSERAVSDPGEEANEFRSLSAGSAKTLIIAPEINGELGRRVSLAIEIAGPERVLNAPALVVAASDKWETFLRLRAAGVPTIETRLGSSGAAPGWDRPVVKPRDGAGSQSVRRLANMAPAPGDTPSFDGQSIIQPFVEGRWMSCTALFRPDGGVDLLPPAEQGIANDGTFSYLGGSIPARCEASRLHELALRAIRAVAGDGARPVGGVGVDFVENAKDGELLVCEVNPRFTTSFVAAVELAETNLLAGLLATGVPSPRWKPGRLEFDASGHVRRPRSVR